The genomic window tatttttacGTTGTTATACTCTTGCTTcctatttttgttttgttagCGCAATCATGTCACCAGGCACTACCACGACAACATCTCGACCAGGcacatcatcttcttcttcaccatCATCGTCATCCCTAGCATCATTCGAATCAGAATTGTACCTCTCAAGACCATATTTCACTAGGCGACAAATCTCCAAACTACAATCTAAAACAATCACAGACCACAGATCATACAACTCCAAGAAGCTAACCATAGTCAGATACCTTTCAGACTTATGTGTCCATTTAAGCTTCCCCAGGAAAACATTAGAGACAGCAATATACTATTATCAGCGATATCATCTATTCCACCCCTTTGAGACGGAACTTACATATACATTAGCGTTAGGTTGTCTAATATTAAGTTGTAAACAAGTAGAAACCATTACGAAGATCAATGATATCGTTAACCTTTCGTTCGTCCTAAGGAATGGGAAACCATTACCCATGACGTCGCCGTCTTCCGCAGTGGAATTAGAGAatatgaagaagaggattttcaatcttgaattgaaagttttgaaaagttGTTCTTTCGACTATAGAATcaataattatattcatattgatgaattcaTAATTAAATTTGGTCAGAAGTTAAATTTCCATTTCCAA from Naumovozyma dairenensis CBS 421 chromosome 3, complete genome includes these protein-coding regions:
- the CTK2 gene encoding Ctk2p (similar to Saccharomyces cerevisiae CTK2 (YJL006C); ancestral locus Anc_5.242) — its product is MSPGTTTTTSRPGTSSSSSPSSSSLASFESELYLSRPYFTRRQISKLQSKTITDHRSYNSKKLTIVRYLSDLCVHLSFPRKTLETAIYYYQRYHLFHPFETELTYTLALGCLILSCKQVETITKINDIVNLSFVLRNGKPLPMTSPSSAVELENMKKRIFNLELKVLKSCSFDYRINNYIHIDEFIIKFGQKLNFHFQICHLAWIIEYDVFKLDLLLIIPQHVIALATLKLATELYGQDLEIWNKLETFTNLQVEKLSFKQAYFDILNFYINTFDLCDLKDNLPTDVPPISINEFMALKKRAGSEVGLEDITNNTSKFQQEIVDADPYLNINQNEFKMAREKRYVLSQDLIEQEVISLKK